The window GACCGCCGGTTCGGTCAATCTGCTCGATCAGGCGGTCCAGCGCATCGACGGCATCGTCGCCCTGATCCGTGGCATCGCCGGACAGACCAATCTCCTGGCGCTCAACGCGACGATCGAGGCCGCCCGCGCCGGGGATGCCGGCAAGGGCTTCGCCGTCGTCGCCGGCGAGGTGAAGAGCCTGTCGCAACAGACCGCGATCGCGACGCAGGACATTGCCGGGCAGATCGGCGAAATCAAGCAGGCCACGGCCGGTGTGGTCGAGACCATCGCCAGGCTGACCGCCGGCATGGCCGACATGGATGAGCGGACGCTCTCGATCGCGGGCGCGCTGGAAGAGCAGGGGCAGATGACGCATGTCATCAGCCGCAGCATCGCCGAGGTCGCGACCGGCACCGAATATCTGGCGCAGACCACCAACAATATCCGCGGCTCGGCGAACCAGACCCATGAGGTCGCGACCGCAGTGCTCGCCTCGACCACGGCGCTGGAAGGCAAGGCCGAGGAACTCGAGACGGCAGTGCACCAATTCCTGCAGCGCGTCTCGGCCGCCTGAGGCGGTATCCCGCCAATCCGCCTAGGCGCGATGCCTAGGCAGCCACCTCGCGCGCATGTGCGCCGAGATAGGCGATGGCAGCCGCAACACCGCCACTGCCATGTGGGATGCCCTTCGCCTGCAGCGCCATCTCGACCGCGCTCAGGCTGCCCAGCACCATCGGCGCGTTGACATGACCCATATGGGCGATACGAAAGGCCCTGCCGGAGAGATCACCGATAGCGATGCCGAGCGTCACACCGCAGACCTGCCGTGCATAGTCGGTGATCGCAGCCGGGTCGCCATCGACGAGGATCGTGGTGACCGAGAGGGCGCGCTGCGATGGTTCGACGACATTGTAGCTCAGCACCTGGCCTTCAGCCCATTTCGACATGGCGGCATGGGTCGCCGAGGCCAACAGGGCGTGACGCTCCCAGACGGCGTCGAGGCTCTCAGTGAGGATCATGTCGAGGGCGGCACGCAGGCCGAACATCAGGTGCTCGGGCGGCGTGCCGCAATGCTTCATGTAGAGCAGCGGGTTCAGGCGCGCGGTCCAGTCCCAATAGGGCGTACGCATCGTCGCGCGCTGATGCGCATGCAGCGCCTTCCCGTTCGCGGCGACGAAGGCGAGGCCGGGCGGCGTCATCAGGCCCTTCTGCGAGGCCGACATCGCGACATCGACGCCCCAGGCGTCCATCTCGAACGGCATGCAGCCGATCGAGGCGACGCCGTCGACCATGTAGAGCGCCGGATGGCCGGCCGCATCGATGGCGCGGCGGATCGCCGGGATATCGTTGACCACGCCCGAGGCGGTGTCGATCTGGACGGTCAGGACTGCCTTGATCTCATGGCCCGTGTCCTGGCGCAGGCGCTCCTCGACGGCAGCCGGATCGACCGCCGCGCGCCAGGAACCGGCGAGCACCTCGACCTCGGCGCCCATGAACCTTGCCGTCTCGCCCCAGCCGACCGCGAAGCGGCCGCTCGCGAGCACCAGGATCTTGTCGCCGCGCGCGAGGACATTGGTGAGCGCCGCCTCCCAGCCGCCATGGCCGTTGGCGGCATAGAGGAAGGTCTCGCCGGTCGTACGGAAGATCGCCTTGAGATCGTCGAGCAGGCTTTCGGTCAAGTCGACGATCGTCGTCGAGGAAAGCTCCTCGGCAGGCCGGATCATCGCCTGCAGCACACGATCGGGAACATTGGTCGGACCCGGCATCGCGAGCAGGGCCCGGCCATTGGCGACACTCATGGAAAGCTCCTGCCTTGCGCTGCGACGTGACCAGCCCCGCCGCAACCGGCTGGCGCTATGCACAATCCTTGCTGATGGTGCAAACCGGCGCCGCGATACAGCGGCACCGCTCGATCAACGACGGGCTTCGGCCGCCATGCGCACGGCAAACCCCGCAAGCATCGTGGCCATCAGCCAGCGCTGCACCAGTGCCCAGAACGGGCGCGTGCGCAGGAAGATGGCGATGCCACCCGCAGCAAAGGTGATCAGCGTGTTGACGCTGACGCTGACGATGATCTGGATGAAGCCGAGGATGATCGACTGCGCCAGCACGCTGCCGGCGGCGGGGTCGATGAACTGCGGCAGCAGCGCGAGGTAAAACATCGCGATCTTCGGGTTGAGCAGGCTGGTGAGGAAGCCCATCGCGAACAGCTTGCGCGGCCCGTCATGCTTGAGCTCGCGAACATGGAAGGGCGAGCTCGCACCCGGCCGAACCGCCTGCCAGGCGAGCCAAAGCAGATAGGCGGCGCCGGCGAGCCGCAGCGCGTCATAGGCGAAAGGGACAGCGAAAAGCAGGGCAGTGATGCCGAAGGCGGCGCAGACGACATAGAAGACGAAGCCGAGCGCGATGCCGCCGAGCGAGATCAAGCCAGAGGCCGGCCCCTGCGAGATCGAACGCGAGATCAGGTAGATCATGTTCGGCCCGGGCGTCAGCACCATGCCGAACGCGAGCAGGATGAAGGCGATCAGATTGGTCGTGTCGATCATGGCGCGCTCCGGCGTCGAGGTGCGCGACCATGGCATTGCCGGCGAAACGACCGCAAGACGCAGCTCATGCAGCCGCCGCATCGCCGCCATCCCAAGCCCGGCGGGTCCTAACAGGAGCTGGCGGGAACGAGTCGCCGTCTCCCGGGTTTGATGATGCACGGTCTCCGGGGGGAGTTGCATCATGACCTTGTTCAGTCGCCTGCTTTATTCCGCCATCGCCGGCGTCTTGCTGCTCGCCGCGGTCCTGCTGATGGCGGTCGCGGTCGCGCGCACCTTCACCGGCTTCCGGACCGGGGAAGGAGCGCTCGACACCATGCTCGACGGCATCGGCCTGGTGATCATCGCGGTCGCCGTCGCCGATGTCGGCAAGTTCCTGTTCGAAGAAGAGGTCATCGCCGATCGCGAACTGCGCCACCCGGCCGAGGCACGGGGGTCGCTGACCAAGTTCATGACGATCATCATCGTCGCGCTCAGCCTGGAATCGCTGGTGCTGATCACCAAGGCGGCGCGCGACAAGCCGGCCGATATCCTGTTCCCGTCCCTGCTGATGCTGGTCGCGGTCGCGGCGCTGGTTGGCCTCGGCCTGTTCCAGAAGCTGAGCCAGCATGCGACGGCGGCGATCCCCGATAATGTCGACGACAACAAGGACGAGGTATCGGAAGAGGCGCCGAAGCCGCCGACGACCGCGCGGCGCAAGCCGAAAACGGCCGGCTAGGGCCGCTCAGCTGCCGAGGTCCACCAGCATCAGGTCGGTGTCACCGGGCTTGACGCCGGCCGCCGTCAGCATGGCGTGGACCTGGCCACGGTGATGGGTCTGGTGGTTGAAGAAGTGCATGACCAGCTGGGCCTTGGGTTTGGTCAGCTCGCGGCGGGAGATGCCGGAGACCCAGGTCAGATCGCCGCCGAGCCATTCCGGCGTGAGCCCGGCGGCCCAATCGCCGATCAGTGCATCGGTCGCCTGCCGCTCGGCGACGAGCTCCTCCCAGGCCTCGATCATCCGGGAGGATTCACTGCCGGGGACGGACGGCTTCGGCGTGCCGGCAAAGCGCGAGAGCCACATCCTGTCAGCCCAAAGCAGATGGCAGAACGTGCCGTGGATCGAGCCGAAGAAGGCACCGCGATCCTGCCGGCGCGCCTCATCGCTCAAGCTCGCGGCCGCGCCGTAGAGATTCTCGTTCTGCCAGGCGTTGTAGCGCGCCATGACGGAGACATAGGCTGGATCGATCATCGGGACGCGCTCCTCAGATGATGTTCGCCTCGCGCAAGGGACGGCCGGCGATGATCCGCTCATGGCCGAGATCGGCAAGGTCGAGCGTTAGGTAGCGACCGTTGACGATATGCTCGGCAAGCCCACGGCCAACTGCCGGGGATTGCTGCAAACCATGACCCGAGAAGCCGTTGGCGAGATAGAGATTGGGCACGCCGACCGCCGGGCCGAGGATGGCGTTACCGTCGAGGCCGTTCATGTCGTAGGGGCCGGCCCAGGCGCGGCCGGGCTTGATCGCCTCGAAGGCAGGGACGCGATGGGCGAGCGGCGCCCAGACATATTCCTCGAAGAAGGACCAGTCGACATCCTCGATATCGGCGTCGGTCTCGACCCATTCGCGGTCGAGCTCGGCCGGCGGCGAGGAGCCGCAGATGAACAGCTGCCCCTCACTGCCGCGCTTGCCTTCGGGGCGGACATAGGCGCCGGACGTGTCGATCAGCAGCGGGCAATTGTCGACCTCGCCCTTGCAGGTGAAGCTGTAGACATAGCGCTTCATCGACTTGACCGGGATGTCGACGCCGGCGGTGGCGGCGAGCCTCGCGCCATGCGTGCCGGAGGCGTTGACGGCGGCGGCGCAGGCGATGCGGCTGCCATCGGCTAATTCGACACCCGTGACACGGCCACCCTCGACGACATAACCGGTGACCTCACCCTGGCGATATTCGACGCCGAGCGAACGCGCCTTCTTGCGGAAGGCCTGCAGCAAAGCCCAACCGTCGAACCAGCCTTCGCCGCTGACGCCATAGGTGCCGCAGAGGAGATCAGAAGTATTTAGCCAGCTGAATTTGCTGCGCAGCATTTCTGCAGCATAAAGCGCGACATCAGCGCCCTCCTTCTGCTGAAGACTTTGATTTTGCTCGAGAACCTTGCGCCCCTCATCGCTGGCGACATAGAGATAGCCGCCCTCGTGCAGGTCGATCGACGGCGCCTCGCCATTGACTGCAAGGTGCTGGCCGATGTTGCGCAAAAAATCGATGCCGAAGAGCGAGACGCGGATGTTGACCGCGCTGGAAAACTGCTGGCGGATCGAAGCGGCCGAGAGCGCCGAGGCCGAGAGCCGATAGGTCGGGTCCTTCTCGACGACGATGACCTTGCCCTTGAAGCCGGGATCGCTGGCAAGATGGTAAGCGACGGAGGAGCCGATCGCCGCGCCCCCCACGATGACGATGTCGGCCGAGCCTGTAGCGGAAGACATGAGTGACCTGCGCAAGCGGTGGTTCGTGATCTCAGCGCATGAATGACGCCTCGACCGGCGCTTGTCGAGAGGCTAGCTCGTCTCTCCGCATTCGCCGAGCAGCCAGTCGCGAAAGGCGATCACCGCCGGCAGACTCGCCTTGGCTTCGGGGTAGACGAGGTAATAGCCCTCGGGACCGCGCACCGGCCGATCGACCGGAATGACCAGCGCGCCCGAGCGCAATTCCTCCTCGATCAAGAAGCGGGGCACGATCGCGACGCCGAGCCCCGCCACCGCCGCCTGCGCCACCATGGCGAACTGCTCGAAGCGCGGCCCCATCAACGCCCGCTCCGGCGGCAGGCCCTGCTGCTCCAGCCAATTGGCCCAGGCGCGCGGTCGGGTCGATTGTTGCAGCAAGGGCTGGCGGAGCAGATCGGCGGCCTCCCGGATGCCGACCCGCGTGACCAGCGCCGGCGCCGCGACCGGCACGACCTCCTCACCCATCAAACGATGCAGGCGGGCACCCGGCCAGACCGGATGGCCGAAATGGATGGCGGCGTCGGCCTCGTCATGGGCGAAGTCGAAGGGCACCAGCTTGGTCGAGAAATTGATGGTGACGCCGGGATGCGCCTCGGTGAAGCGTGGCAGACGCGGGATCAGCCAGCGCGTGCCGAAGGTCGGCAGGATGGCGAGGTGGAGGAGACCGGCGCCGCCGCGAAAGGCCATGGCCGAGAGCGTCGCTGCGGCGAGCCGCGAGAGCCCGTCGCGGACCTCGGCGGCATAGGCACCACCGGCCGGCGTCAGGCTGACGCGCTTCTTCACGCGCTCGAACAACTTGAGCCCGAGATTCTGCTCGAGCAGCGCGATCTGGCGGCTGACAGCGCCTTGCGTCAGGTTGAGTTCCTCGGCAGCGCGGGTGAAGCTGCCATGACGCGCCGCCGCCTCGAAGGCGGCGAGCGCCGAGAGCGAGGGCACCGAAAGCCGGCCGGGAACGATCTCCGAGTTCATGATCTCATCTCATCAAGTCGTGAGAACATATCGATTGCGGAGAGCGACCGGAAGAGGGCATTGTGCGGCCGAACTGGCAGGCTTCCGGCAAGCCGCTATCCCTGGATGGACCGGCATCCGGGTTCATTTGCGTTGCTGATGCTGCGCGATGTCCCGATGGCGGCAGGAGCATAGGCGAACGATGACGACCTCCCTTCCGAAAGATGCTCTTGCCCTGCTGAAGCGCCTCGGCGTGCAGGAGAGCGCCTATGCCGGCGCCGGCCTTTCCGCCCGCTCGCCGATCACCGGCGAGACGGTCGCGACGCTGCGCGAAACTTCGCCGGCGGAAGCCGAGGCCGCGATCGGCCGGGCCCAATCCGCCTTTCTCGCCTGGCGCAAGGTGCCGGCGCCGCGGCGCGGCGAGTTCGTCCGCCTGCTCGGCGAGGAACTGCGCACGCACAAGGCCGATCTTGGCCTGCTGGTGACGCTGGAAGCCGGCAAGGTCACCTCCGAGGGCCTCGGCGAGGTCCAGGAAATGATCGATATCTGCGACTTCGCCGTCGGCCTGTCGCGCCAGCTCTACGGCCTGACCATCGCGACCGAGCGGCCGAACCATCGCATGATGGAAACCTGGCACCCGCTCGGCGTCTGCGGCGTGATCTCGGCCTTCAACTTCCCGGTCGCGGTCTGGTCGTGGAATGCGGCGCTCGCCTTCGTCTGCGGCGACAGCGTCGTCTGGAAGCCGTCGGAGAAGACCCCGCTGACCGCGCTCGCCGTGCAGGCGATCACCCTGAAGGCGATGAAGCGCTTCGGCCCCGAGGCGCCGGTCGGCCTGTCGGAAATCCTGATCGGCGGCCGAGAGATCGGCGACATCCTGGTGCAGGACCATCGTGTCCCGATCGTCTCGGCGACAGGCTCGACCCGGATGGGCAAGGAAGTCGGCCAGAAGCTCGCCGCCCGCTTCGCCCGCGCCATCCTCGAGCTCGGCGGCAACAACGCCGCGATCGTCGCGCCCTCCGCCGATCTCGATCTCGCGCTGCGCGGCATCGCCTTTGCGGCAATGGGCACCGCCGGCCAGCGCTGCACCACGCTGCGCCGCCTGATCGTGCATGAGAGCGTCTACGACCAGCTCGTGCCGAAGCTCGCCAAGGTCTACGGCTCGGTGAAGATCGGCGATCCCCGTGAGGCCGGCGTGCTGGTCGGCCCGCTGGTCGACGAGGCCGCGTATCAGGGCATGCAGAAGGCGCTGTCCGAGGCCAAGGCCGAGGGCGGCAAGGTCCATGGCGGCGAAAAGGTCGATGTCGGCGCGGGCGGCTTCTATGTCCGGCCGGCCCTGGTCGAGATGCCCAGGCAATGTGGCCCGGTCGAGCGCGAGACCTTCGCGCCGATCCTCTATGTGATGAAGTACAAGTCGGTCGAGGAAGCGATCTCGCTGCAGAACGCTGTCGGCGCCGGCCTGTCCTCCTCGATCTTCACCCTCAACATGCGCGAGGCCGAGCTGTTCGTCTCCGATGAGGGCTCGGATTGCGGCATCGCCAACGTCAATATCGGCCCCTCCGGCGCCGAGATCGGCGGCGCCTTCGGTGGCGAGAAGGAGACCGGCGGCGGCCGCGAGGCCGGCTCGGACGCCTGGAAGGCCTATATGCGCCGCGCCACCAATACGCTGAACTACGGCACCACGCTGCCGCTGGCGCAGGGCGTCAGCTTCGACGTCGACGCCTGATCGAGATCAAGGGGAGAGCACCATGGCCGAAGCCGCGCGCAAGACCGCCCATAGCCACAAGCTGGCTGAGTTCAACTGGCAGGACCCCTTCCTGCTCGACGACCAGCTCAACGAGGACGAGCGGCTGATCCGCGACACCGCGCGCGACTATGCGCAGGAGAAGCTGCTGCCGCGCGTGGCTGACGCATATCTCGAGGAAAAGACCGAGCGCGGCATCTTCAACGAGATGGGCGAGCTCGGCCTGCTCGGCGTCACCGTTCCCGAAGAGTATGGCTGCGCCGGCGCCAACTACGTCTCCTATGGCCTCGTCGCCCGCGAGGTCGAGCGCATCGACTCCGGCTACCGCTCGATGATGTCGGTGCAGTCCTCGCTGGTGATGTACCCGATCTACGCCTATGGCGACGAGAACCAGCGCAAGAAGTACCTGCCCAAGCTCGCCTCGGGCGAATGGGTCGGCTGCTTTGGCCTGACCGAGCCGGACGCCGGCTCCGATCCCGGCGGCATGAAGACCCGGGCCGAGAAGGTCGCCGACGGCTACAAGCTCAGCGGCTCGAAGATGTGGATCTCGAACTCGCCGATCGCCGACGTCTTCGTCATCTGGGCGAAATCGGCCGCGCATGACAACCAGATCCGCGGCTTCATCCTCGAAAAGGGCATGAAGGGCCTGTCCGCCCCGAAGATCGGCGGCAAGCTCAGCTTGCGCGCCTCGATCACCGGCGAAGTCGTCATGGACGGCGTGATCGTGCCGGAAGAGAACCTGCTGCCGAACGTCTCGGGCCTCAAGGGCCCGTTCGGCTGCCTCAACCGCGCCCGCTACGGCATCTCTTGGGGCGCGATGGGCGCTGCCGAGGACTGCTTCCACCGCGCCCGCCAATACGGGCTCGACCGCAAGCAGTTCAACAAGCCACTGGCCCAGACGCAGCTCTTCCAGAAGAAGCTCGCCGACATGGTGACCGAGATCACGCTCGGCCTGCAGGGCTCGCTCCGCGTCGGCCGCCTGCTCGACGCTGGCCAGATGGCGCCGGAGATGATCTCGCTTGTGAAGCGCAACAATTGCGGCAAGGCGCTCGACATCGCCCGCCAGGCCCGCGACATGCACGGCGGCAACGGCATCTCGATCGAGTACCATGTCATGCGCCATGCGGCGAACCTCGAGACGGTCAACACCTATGAGGGCACGCACGACGTCCACGCGCTGATTTTGGGCCGGGCCGTCACCGGGCTGCAGGCGTTCTTCTGATCCTTCGAAAGGTGCAGCGGATCGGCCGATGAGAGGCGCCAAGCCCGGACACGTTTCGAGCTTGGCGGCTTACCTATTCATCGCCTTTGCCGCCTCGGCCACGGCAGCGGACGTACCCAATCGGAAAGGCGTTCCGTTCGTGATCGACCCGTTCGCGCCTTCAGCTGAACAGCCTCTACGGATTACGCGGCCGAGCCGGGCGGATTGGTTCTATACCGGGACTTTCTGGAGCGGTTTCGGGCCTGTTACACATCACGGCCTTGCGACGATCAAGGATGTCGAACAGTTCGATGGCTCCGAGCCCCGCCCTATTCCCAAATTTCCACCACTGAGCCTGACGATCCCATGACCCCTCCTCTCGCCGGCCTGCGCGTCCTCGAACTGGCGCGCATCCTTGCAGGCCCGTGGATCGGGCAGCTCCTCGCCGATCTCGGTGCCGATGTCGTCAAGGTCGAGGCGCCGGAGGGCGACGACACCCGCAAATGGGGACCTCCCTTCGTCGAGGGCGCGGGCGAGGAGCCTCTCTCGGCCGCCTATTTTCACTCGGCCAATCGCGGCAAGCGCTCGATCACGGCCGATTTCCGCACGGTGGAAGGCCAGGCGCTGGTGCACCGTCTCGCCGCGCATGCCGACGTCGTGATCGAGAACTTCAAGGTCGGCGGCCTCGTCAAATACGGGCTCGACGCGGCCTCGATGCGCAAGGCCTATCCGCGCCTGATCTACTGCTCGGTCACCGGCTTCGGCCAGGATGGGCCCTATGCGCCGCGCGCCGGCTACGACTTCCTGGTCCAGGGCATGGGCGGACCGATGTCGGTCACCGGCGAGCCTGGTGGTGCGCCGATGAAGGCGGGCTATGCCGTCGCTGACATCTATACCGGCCTCTATGCCACCACCGGTATCCTCGCGGCACTGCGCCGGCGCGATGCGACCGGCGAAGGCGCTGTCCTCGACATGGCGCTGCTCGATGCGCAGGTTGCCGTGCTCGGCAACCAGGCGATGAACTATCTCACCTCCGGCAAGGCGCCTTCGCGTTTGGGCAATGCCCATCCCAACATCGTGCCCTATGACGTCTTCCCAGTGGCGGACGGGCACATCATCATCGCCACCGGCAATGACGGGCAGTGGCGCAAGCTCTGCGAAGCCGTCGGTGATACCGGCTTTGCCAGCGAATCCGACTACATCGACAACCGCTCGCGCGTCGCCAACCGCGTTGCCCTGACGGCGCGCCTCAACGCGCTGACCGGCCGCTTTGCCAAGCTCGACCTGCTGGCGAAGCTGGAGGCGGTCGGCGTGCCGGCCGGCCCGATCAACACGATCGAGGAGGTCTTCGCCGACCCGCAGGTCAAGGCCCGCGGCGTACGCGTCGACCTCGAGAATCCGGCGGCAAAGGCCGGCTCGACCCCGACCGTCGCCTCGCCGATCGTGCTCGACGGCGTCAGGCAGGTCGCGAGCCGGCCGAGCCCACGCCTCGGCGAGCATGCCGACGAGATCCTGAACGACCCGGCCTGGGGAGGGCCATACAATGGCTGAGCGCACTGGCGGGCAGATCCTCGTCGACCAACTCCTGATCCACGGCGCGACCGACGCCTTCTGCGTGCCGGGCGAGAGCTATCTCGCCGTGCTCGACGCGCTGCACGACGCCGATATGAAGGTCACTATCTGCCGGGCCGAGGGCGGCGCGGCGATGATGGCCGAAGCCGCCGGCAAGCTCACCGGCAAGCCCGGCATCTGCTTCGTGACGCGCGGCCCCGGAGCAACCAATGCCTCGCCCGGCATCCATATCGCCGACCAGGACTCGACCCCGATGATCCTGTTCGTCGGCCAGATCGAGCGCGGCATGCGCGAGCGCGAGGCCTTCCAGGAACTCGACTACCGCGCCGTGTTCGGCACGATGACCAAATGGGCGACCGAGATCGACGATGCCGCGCGCATTCCCGAGATCATCAGCCGCGCCTTCCATGTCGCGACCGCCGGCCGGCCCGGCCCGGTGGTGATCGCGCTGCCCGAGGACGTGCTGACCGATCTCGCGGACGTGCCGGACGCAGCGCCCTACCAGGTCACCGAGACGCATCCCTCGCTGCTGCAGACCATCGACCTGCAGAAGCGGCTCTGGGCGGCGAAGGCACCGATCGCCATTCTCGGCGGCTCGCGCTGGGACCCGCAGGCGATCGCGCGCTTCCAGCGCTTCGCCGAACGCTTCGACCTGCCGGTCGCGGTCTCGTTCCGCCGGCAGATGGTCTTCCCGGCCGATCATCCGAATTTCGCCGGCGATCTCGGCATTGGCCCCAATCCGAAGCTGCTGAAGCGCATCCAGGACAGCGACCTCGTTCTCCTGGTCGGCGGGCGCCTTTCGGAGATGCCGAGCCAGTCTTACACGCTGTTCGGCATCCCCAATCCGGGCCGGCCGCTGGTGCATGTCCATCCCGATCCGGAAGAGCTCGGCCGCGTCTACCGGCCGGAGCTGGCGATCAACGCCTCGCCGACCGCCTTCTGCGCCGCGCTCGAGACGGTGCATCCGCCGCAGGTGATCCCTTGGGCCGGCGCAGCGGCCGAGGCTCACGAATCCTATCTCGGCTGGAGTGAGCAGCCGGCGCCAGTGCCGGGCAAGTTCCACCCCGGCGAGATGGTGACCTGGCTACGCCGCAACATCCCGGCCGACGCGATCATCTGCAACGGCGCCGGCAATTATGCGACCTGGGTGCACCGCTTCCACCGCTTCACCAAATTCGCGACACAGCTCGCGCCGACCTGCGGCTCGATGGGCTATGGCGTGCCGGCGGCGATCGGCGCCAAGCGTCTCTTTCCGGACAGAACGGTGATCGCCTTTGCCGGCGATGGCTGCTTCCTGATGAACGGCCAGGATTTCGCGACGGCGGTGCAGTACGAGCTGCCGGTGATCGTCGTCGTCGTCGACAACGGCATGTACGGCACCATCCGCATGCACCAGGAGAAGCACTATCCCGGCCGCGTCTCGGCGACGACGCTGAAGAACCCCGACTTCGCCGCCTATGCCAAGGCTTTCGGCGGCCATGGCGAGCGGGTCGAGACCACCGAGGAGTTCGCGCCGGCCTTCGAGCGGGCGCTGAGCAGCGGCAAGCCGGCGATCATCCATTGCCTGCTCGATCCCGAGGCGATCACGCCGGCCAAGTCGCTCTCGACCATCCGCGCCGAGGCGCTGGAGGCTCAGGGCAAGGGCTGATCGCGGCCGAACCAGATCCGACGCATCAGCCCGTCCTTCAGCACGAACTGATGGAGGAGGGCGGCGCCGGCATGGATCGCTGCGAGCGTGGCCAGCGTGGCGAAGAGCGCCTCGTGCAGGCGTAGCATCGCCGCGTAGATCGCTTTGTCCGGACCGATCGGATGCGGCACGGCGATCCAGCCATAGAACAGCGTCGGGATCTGGATCGGCGCAGCCGAGACCATCAGCAGGCCGGTCAGCGGCAGCGCAAGCAGGCAAAGATAGAGCCCGGCCCGAACGCTTGCCGCGGCGTGCGCTTGCCAAGCCGGCATGGCGAGCGACTGCGGCTCCGGCAAGGCCAGCCGCAACAGGAGGCGTAGGAAGACGAGCGCAGCGACAGTGAGCCCGATCGATTTGTGCCATTGGTAGAGCGTGAAGCGGCTGATCAGATCGCGCGTCTCGTCGCGCATCACTTGCGCAAGCCCGAACTGCACAAGAACCAGCGCCAGCGTCAGCCAGTGCAGGGTGATGATCAGGGGATGCCAACGTCTCGGGCGCATCGCAAATCCGAGCCCTCGCCTGTTATGACATCAGCTGTTCAGCGCAGGACCTCGCCGCGGATCGCCAGGTCGACCTGATCGTCCACGACATTGACGTCTCGCCCGATGTCGAAGGCGTTGCGGGAGAAAGCCGTGGTGGCGCGGAAGGGCAGCCGCTCGCCGGGCCGGATCGCCGCCGGGTCGCGCTCCGCGATCGCGCTGACACTCACCAGCTGCGTGATGGTGCGGATCGTCAACCGGCCACGGATCACGAGGCTGCGCCCATCGACCCGGTTGATCTGCTCGGAGACGAAGGTCGCCGTCGGATAGCGACCGACATCGAGCATGTTCTCGCCCTTGATGAAGCCATCGACCAGCGGCGTGCCGGTGCGGAGCGAGGCGGTCTCGATCGTCATCCTGATGCGACTGCGCTCGGGACGATCGAAGTCGAGGGAAACGGCTCCGTCGACATGGTCGAAGATGCCCGAGGCCGTCGGCACGCCGAAGCGCTTGGCGACGAAGGAGACTTCGCTGGCGCCCTGCCGAAGCGAGCCCGACGATTGTGCGGAAGCCGCTATCGCAAGAGCGGTGGACAGGAACAGCGCAAGGAGAGAGCGGATCGCCATGACAGCCGGCCCGGCCTGCTTGGACGATGAAGTCGCATGTTTAGGCCCGTGACGTGCCCCTCACCAGAGCACGCGCGCAATCG is drawn from Bosea sp. Tri-49 and contains these coding sequences:
- a CDS encoding pyridoxal-phosphate-dependent aminotransferase family protein, yielding MSVANGRALLAMPGPTNVPDRVLQAMIRPAEELSSTTIVDLTESLLDDLKAIFRTTGETFLYAANGHGGWEAALTNVLARGDKILVLASGRFAVGWGETARFMGAEVEVLAGSWRAAVDPAAVEERLRQDTGHEIKAVLTVQIDTASGVVNDIPAIRRAIDAAGHPALYMVDGVASIGCMPFEMDAWGVDVAMSASQKGLMTPPGLAFVAANGKALHAHQRATMRTPYWDWTARLNPLLYMKHCGTPPEHLMFGLRAALDMILTESLDAVWERHALLASATHAAMSKWAEGQVLSYNVVEPSQRALSVTTILVDGDPAAITDYARQVCGVTLGIAIGDLSGRAFRIAHMGHVNAPMVLGSLSAVEMALQAKGIPHGSGGVAAAIAYLGAHAREVAA
- a CDS encoding LysE family translocator; translated protein: MIDTTNLIAFILLAFGMVLTPGPNMIYLISRSISQGPASGLISLGGIALGFVFYVVCAAFGITALLFAVPFAYDALRLAGAAYLLWLAWQAVRPGASSPFHVRELKHDGPRKLFAMGFLTSLLNPKIAMFYLALLPQFIDPAAGSVLAQSIILGFIQIIVSVSVNTLITFAAGGIAIFLRTRPFWALVQRWLMATMLAGFAVRMAAEARR
- a CDS encoding GNAT family acetyltransferase, whose product is MTLFSRLLYSAIAGVLLLAAVLLMAVAVARTFTGFRTGEGALDTMLDGIGLVIIAVAVADVGKFLFEEEVIADRELRHPAEARGSLTKFMTIIIVALSLESLVLITKAARDKPADILFPSLLMLVAVAALVGLGLFQKLSQHATAAIPDNVDDNKDEVSEEAPKPPTTARRKPKTAG
- a CDS encoding DinB family protein, with amino-acid sequence MIDPAYVSVMARYNAWQNENLYGAAASLSDEARRQDRGAFFGSIHGTFCHLLWADRMWLSRFAGTPKPSVPGSESSRMIEAWEELVAERQATDALIGDWAAGLTPEWLGGDLTWVSGISRRELTKPKAQLVMHFFNHQTHHRGQVHAMLTAAGVKPGDTDLMLVDLGS
- a CDS encoding NAD(P)/FAD-dependent oxidoreductase, with translation MSSATGSADIVIVGGAAIGSSVAYHLASDPGFKGKVIVVEKDPTYRLSASALSAASIRQQFSSAVNIRVSLFGIDFLRNIGQHLAVNGEAPSIDLHEGGYLYVASDEGRKVLEQNQSLQQKEGADVALYAAEMLRSKFSWLNTSDLLCGTYGVSGEGWFDGWALLQAFRKKARSLGVEYRQGEVTGYVVEGGRVTGVELADGSRIACAAAVNASGTHGARLAATAGVDIPVKSMKRYVYSFTCKGEVDNCPLLIDTSGAYVRPEGKRGSEGQLFICGSSPPAELDREWVETDADIEDVDWSFFEEYVWAPLAHRVPAFEAIKPGRAWAGPYDMNGLDGNAILGPAVGVPNLYLANGFSGHGLQQSPAVGRGLAEHIVNGRYLTLDLADLGHERIIAGRPLREANII
- a CDS encoding LysR family transcriptional regulator gives rise to the protein MNSEIVPGRLSVPSLSALAAFEAAARHGSFTRAAEELNLTQGAVSRQIALLEQNLGLKLFERVKKRVSLTPAGGAYAAEVRDGLSRLAAATLSAMAFRGGAGLLHLAILPTFGTRWLIPRLPRFTEAHPGVTINFSTKLVPFDFAHDEADAAIHFGHPVWPGARLHRLMGEEVVPVAAPALVTRVGIREAADLLRQPLLQQSTRPRAWANWLEQQGLPPERALMGPRFEQFAMVAQAAVAGLGVAIVPRFLIEEELRSGALVIPVDRPVRGPEGYYLVYPEAKASLPAVIAFRDWLLGECGETS
- the amaB gene encoding L-piperidine-6-carboxylate dehydrogenase, with translation MTTSLPKDALALLKRLGVQESAYAGAGLSARSPITGETVATLRETSPAEAEAAIGRAQSAFLAWRKVPAPRRGEFVRLLGEELRTHKADLGLLVTLEAGKVTSEGLGEVQEMIDICDFAVGLSRQLYGLTIATERPNHRMMETWHPLGVCGVISAFNFPVAVWSWNAALAFVCGDSVVWKPSEKTPLTALAVQAITLKAMKRFGPEAPVGLSEILIGGREIGDILVQDHRVPIVSATGSTRMGKEVGQKLAARFARAILELGGNNAAIVAPSADLDLALRGIAFAAMGTAGQRCTTLRRLIVHESVYDQLVPKLAKVYGSVKIGDPREAGVLVGPLVDEAAYQGMQKALSEAKAEGGKVHGGEKVDVGAGGFYVRPALVEMPRQCGPVERETFAPILYVMKYKSVEEAISLQNAVGAGLSSSIFTLNMREAELFVSDEGSDCGIANVNIGPSGAEIGGAFGGEKETGGGREAGSDAWKAYMRRATNTLNYGTTLPLAQGVSFDVDA